One Phaseolus vulgaris cultivar G19833 chromosome 2, P. vulgaris v2.0, whole genome shotgun sequence DNA window includes the following coding sequences:
- the LOC137811462 gene encoding BTB/POZ domain-containing protein At2g46260-like isoform X2, translating to MDLLNFMYSHTLSSTTSASVLNVLMAADKFDVVSCISYCTRMLGLRPMTCESALLYLDFPSSILKSDAIQALIETAKLFLASHYRDITKFVDEALNLPLAAIEAVLSSDDLLIPSEDDVYEFVIKWARIHYPKTEDRQEVLGARLGRLIRFPHMSCRKLEMVLKCNHFHPDFASKVVLEALFFKAETPCRKRSLAAQDAGTTCSRYVERAYMHRQRVKLVEFALPRPGGVIYLDLKKEECAQCFPNGRIHSKAFHLGKELFFLSVGCDVDHHNPFYCFGLFLAVKLKESDSLGVECEFAARSKFTEEYITIRKGIYTFTGGKVVGHRNLFAIPWTTFIAEDSQYFIKGLLHLRAELTIRQ from the exons ATGGACCTACTTAATTTCATGTATAGTCATACTTTATCAAGCACGACATCTGCTTCTGTATTGAATGTGCTGATGGCTGCTGATAAATTTGAtgttgtgtcatgcataagttaTTGCACTAGGATGTTGGGGTTAAGGCCTATGACTTGTGAGTCTGCCTTACTTTATTTGGATTTTCCTTCGAGCATTTTGAAGTCAGATGCAATTCAAGCACTGATAGAGACAGCAAAGTTGTTTCTTGCGTCACACTACAGAGACATAACAAA GTTTGTAGATGAAGCACTGAATTTGCCCTTAGCTGCCATTGAAGCAGTGCTGTCTAGTGATGACCTCCTGATACCTTCCGAGGATGATGTCTATGAGTTTGTGATCAAGTGGGCTAGGATACATTATCCCAAAACTGAGGACCGGCAAGAAGTCCTTGGAGCACGCCTTGGTCGACTCATACGTTTTCCACACATGAGCTGCCGAAAACTGGAGATGGTCTTGAAATGCAACCACTTCCATCCTGACTTTGCATCAAAGGTTGTTCTTGAAGCTCTTTTCTTCAAGGCAGAGACACCATGTCGAAAACGCTCTCTCGCTGCCCAGGATGCCGGCACCACCTGCTCTCGGTATGTCGAGCGGGCTTACATGCACCGCCAACGTGTGAAGTTGGTTGAATTTGCATTGCCTCGTCCGGGGGGTGTGATATACCTTGACctaaagaaagaagaatgtgCACAATGTTTTCCTAATGGTAGAATTCACTCTAAGGCATTCCACCTAGGGAAGGAGTTGTTTTTCTTGTCAGTTGGCTGCGATGTGGACCACCACAACCCATTCTATTGCTTTGGCCTTTTCTTAGCAGTGAAGTTAAAAGAGTCAGATTCTCTTGGTGTTGAATGTGAATTTGCTGCTAGATCAAAATTCACTGAGGAGTATATAACCATACGCAAAGGAATATATACTTTCACTGGAGGGAAGGTTGTGGGGCATAGGAACCTGTTTGCTATACCATGGACTACATTCATAGCTGAGGATAGCCAATACTTCATCAAGGGATTACTTCATCTAAGGGCTGAACTTACCATTAGACAATGA
- the LOC137811462 gene encoding BTB/POZ domain-containing protein POB1-like isoform X1 has protein sequence MSWSKVLRVRTIHISSPILAAKSPFFYELFSNVTRESKQQNVTLRIHNSEEAAVMDLLNFMYSHTLSSTTSASVLNVLMAADKFDVVSCISYCTRMLGLRPMTCESALLYLDFPSSILKSDAIQALIETAKLFLASHYRDITKFVDEALNLPLAAIEAVLSSDDLLIPSEDDVYEFVIKWARIHYPKTEDRQEVLGARLGRLIRFPHMSCRKLEMVLKCNHFHPDFASKVVLEALFFKAETPCRKRSLAAQDAGTTCSRYVERAYMHRQRVKLVEFALPRPGGVIYLDLKKEECAQCFPNGRIHSKAFHLGKELFFLSVGCDVDHHNPFYCFGLFLAVKLKESDSLGVECEFAARSKFTEEYITIRKGIYTFTGGKVVGHRNLFAIPWTTFIAEDSQYFIKGLLHLRAELTIRQ, from the exons ATGAGTTGGTCAAAAGTTCTAAGAGTTAGGACCATACATATAAGTTCTCCAATTCTTGCAGCAAAAAGCCCCTTCTTTTATGAG TTGTTTTCAAATGTGACGAGAGAGTCTAAGCAACAAAATGTTACTCTTCGTATCCACAATTCTG AAGAGGCTGCCGTTATGGACCTACTTAATTTCATGTATAGTCATACTTTATCAAGCACGACATCTGCTTCTGTATTGAATGTGCTGATGGCTGCTGATAAATTTGAtgttgtgtcatgcataagttaTTGCACTAGGATGTTGGGGTTAAGGCCTATGACTTGTGAGTCTGCCTTACTTTATTTGGATTTTCCTTCGAGCATTTTGAAGTCAGATGCAATTCAAGCACTGATAGAGACAGCAAAGTTGTTTCTTGCGTCACACTACAGAGACATAACAAA GTTTGTAGATGAAGCACTGAATTTGCCCTTAGCTGCCATTGAAGCAGTGCTGTCTAGTGATGACCTCCTGATACCTTCCGAGGATGATGTCTATGAGTTTGTGATCAAGTGGGCTAGGATACATTATCCCAAAACTGAGGACCGGCAAGAAGTCCTTGGAGCACGCCTTGGTCGACTCATACGTTTTCCACACATGAGCTGCCGAAAACTGGAGATGGTCTTGAAATGCAACCACTTCCATCCTGACTTTGCATCAAAGGTTGTTCTTGAAGCTCTTTTCTTCAAGGCAGAGACACCATGTCGAAAACGCTCTCTCGCTGCCCAGGATGCCGGCACCACCTGCTCTCGGTATGTCGAGCGGGCTTACATGCACCGCCAACGTGTGAAGTTGGTTGAATTTGCATTGCCTCGTCCGGGGGGTGTGATATACCTTGACctaaagaaagaagaatgtgCACAATGTTTTCCTAATGGTAGAATTCACTCTAAGGCATTCCACCTAGGGAAGGAGTTGTTTTTCTTGTCAGTTGGCTGCGATGTGGACCACCACAACCCATTCTATTGCTTTGGCCTTTTCTTAGCAGTGAAGTTAAAAGAGTCAGATTCTCTTGGTGTTGAATGTGAATTTGCTGCTAGATCAAAATTCACTGAGGAGTATATAACCATACGCAAAGGAATATATACTTTCACTGGAGGGAAGGTTGTGGGGCATAGGAACCTGTTTGCTATACCATGGACTACATTCATAGCTGAGGATAGCCAATACTTCATCAAGGGATTACTTCATCTAAGGGCTGAACTTACCATTAGACAATGA